From a region of the Brevibacterium siliguriense genome:
- a CDS encoding inorganic phosphate transporter: MELLLAAVVIAAVIFAGSNGFHDAALTVGNAVVGRAMRPGWALSLAVIFNFIGALLGEGIAIVVANQIVLFSGSADLILTSLIIAFVAATTWSLFTYYLALPVSSTHCLIGGLLGAGIVFGFSVNVEHAMNNVVWPLVLSPILGFILAWVLTLILSKTLASTPPKPLFRGARMVDSVLTASLSLVHGVQDAQKVAALVMVGILAVEATPHDGLSIVEISWPVRILIAAALAAGTGLSGWRVVQTLSVRMVRLDPLKSSIADGAATILMYTAALIMRVPVSLTFVLGSSILGTQYAGRKGHARARYFVPMFGVWLLTIPAAALLAVVLGWIVKASVGF, from the coding sequence GTGGAGCTGCTCTTGGCGGCAGTCGTCATCGCCGCGGTGATCTTCGCCGGCTCGAACGGATTCCATGACGCTGCCCTGACTGTCGGCAACGCGGTCGTCGGACGAGCGATGCGACCCGGGTGGGCGCTGAGCCTGGCCGTCATCTTCAACTTCATCGGTGCGCTCCTCGGCGAGGGGATCGCCATCGTCGTGGCCAACCAGATCGTGCTCTTCTCCGGCTCGGCCGACCTCATCCTCACCAGCCTCATCATCGCCTTCGTGGCAGCGACGACGTGGAGCCTATTCACCTACTACTTGGCGCTGCCGGTGTCATCGACCCACTGCCTCATCGGCGGTCTCCTCGGCGCGGGAATCGTCTTCGGCTTCTCCGTCAACGTCGAGCACGCCATGAACAACGTGGTGTGGCCGCTGGTGCTCTCACCCATCCTCGGGTTCATCCTGGCGTGGGTGCTCACGCTCATCCTGTCGAAGACTCTGGCTTCCACCCCGCCGAAGCCGCTGTTCCGCGGCGCACGCATGGTCGATTCCGTGCTCACCGCGTCTCTGTCGCTCGTCCACGGAGTCCAGGACGCACAGAAGGTCGCGGCCCTGGTCATGGTCGGAATCCTCGCCGTTGAGGCGACCCCGCACGACGGTCTGTCCATCGTCGAGATCTCCTGGCCGGTGCGGATCCTCATCGCTGCGGCACTGGCTGCGGGCACCGGGCTGAGCGGGTGGCGAGTGGTCCAGACGCTGTCGGTGCGCATGGTCCGCCTCGACCCGCTCAAATCCTCCATCGCCGATGGCGCGGCCACGATCCTCATGTACACCGCAGCCCTGATCATGCGGGTTCCGGTGTCGCTGACCTTCGTCCTCGGCTCCTCGATCCTCGGCACCCAATACGCCGGACGCAAGGGCCACGCCAGAGCACGGTACTTCGTGCCGATGTTCGGAGTCTGGCTCCTGACGATCCCGGCCGCAGCGCTGCTGGCGGTCGTTCTCGGGTGGATCGTCAAAGCCTCCGTCGGGTTCTGA
- a CDS encoding DUF4383 domain-containing protein: protein MNISKSSHSPAAARSTRSQVQMVSGLFGAVFLLVGILGFVPGITANLGSISFAGHHTDAALLGLFQVTVLHNIVHLLFGIVGMLGLRSRPLAKSYLIVGGIIYAVLWIYGMVIPMESMGNFVGLNTADNWLHFVLAAAMITTGFVFGRNSRG, encoded by the coding sequence ATGAATATCTCGAAGTCGTCACATTCACCCGCCGCTGCACGCAGCACCCGTTCGCAGGTGCAGATGGTCTCCGGGCTCTTCGGTGCGGTGTTCCTGCTCGTGGGCATCCTCGGATTCGTCCCGGGCATCACCGCGAACCTCGGTTCGATCAGCTTCGCCGGACATCACACGGACGCCGCGCTGCTCGGACTCTTCCAGGTCACGGTGCTCCACAATATCGTCCATCTGCTCTTCGGCATCGTCGGAATGCTAGGACTGCGTTCACGCCCGCTGGCGAAGAGCTATCTCATCGTCGGCGGCATCATCTACGCGGTGCTGTGGATCTACGGAATGGTGATTCCGATGGAGTCGATGGGCAACTTCGTCGGACTCAACACCGCCGACAACTGGCTGCACTTCGTCCTCGCTGCAGCCATGATCACCACCGGTTTCGTCTTCGGACGGAACTCACGAGGCTGA
- a CDS encoding dihydrofolate reductase family protein, producing the protein MPRTVIAALFQSLDGIASDPFNFQFDSFDQEMGEWMTTVIGGVDDCILGRVTYQEWEGHWPNHTEGEDAPFADFINSTPKHIASTTLSQPDLKWENSTLIKGDLVDFVRELKAGEGGKIAVEGSMSIVRQLVEANLVDELTVAIHPVVAGSGRPLFEGGSTTRLTLKDVQQTSKGNLLATYGPFAR; encoded by the coding sequence ATGCCCCGCACAGTCATCGCCGCTCTGTTCCAGTCACTCGACGGGATCGCATCCGATCCGTTCAACTTCCAATTCGATTCTTTCGACCAGGAGATGGGCGAGTGGATGACCACGGTCATCGGAGGAGTCGACGACTGCATCCTCGGCCGAGTCACGTATCAGGAATGGGAAGGGCACTGGCCGAATCACACCGAAGGCGAGGACGCACCGTTCGCGGACTTCATCAACTCGACTCCCAAGCACATCGCCTCGACGACGCTGTCACAGCCCGACCTCAAGTGGGAGAACTCGACACTCATCAAGGGCGACCTCGTTGACTTCGTTCGCGAACTCAAAGCGGGCGAAGGAGGCAAGATCGCCGTCGAGGGATCGATGTCGATTGTCCGTCAGCTCGTCGAAGCGAACCTCGTCGACGAACTGACTGTGGCCATCCACCCGGTCGTCGCCGGCAGCGGACGCCCCCTCTTCGAAGGCGGATCGACGACACGGCTGACACTCAAAGACGTACAGCAAACCAGCAAGGGCAACCTGCTGGCCACCTACGGTCCATTCGCCCGCTGA
- a CDS encoding winged helix-turn-helix transcriptional regulator — MKSYGQFCGLARAAEVLGERWSFIILRDLLVGPKRFNELRQGNPGIPSNLLTTRLRELEAAEIVERSIDGRSVVYRLSEYGSDLGPVLIELGRWGSRRMIEAREGEIPTDSSLAAALLTSRTESKVQPFSVEVTAGPAIAHAEVSESGVQVEEGADPTAQLFVSGPGLRRLLADGNAEAAVAAGTVTVDGDESLLNEFIRSFHAPLDDSVGNAAPEK; from the coding sequence ATGAAGTCGTACGGACAGTTCTGCGGTCTGGCTCGGGCCGCCGAGGTGCTGGGGGAGCGATGGTCATTCATCATCCTTCGAGACCTCCTCGTCGGTCCGAAGCGCTTCAATGAGCTTCGGCAGGGAAATCCCGGTATTCCCTCGAACCTCCTGACCACACGATTGCGCGAGCTCGAGGCTGCCGAGATCGTCGAGCGCAGCATCGACGGGCGCAGCGTCGTCTACCGTCTCAGCGAATACGGTTCGGACCTCGGCCCCGTGCTCATCGAACTCGGACGCTGGGGCTCACGTCGCATGATTGAGGCGCGTGAGGGTGAGATTCCGACCGACAGTTCCTTGGCGGCCGCGCTGCTCACCTCTCGAACCGAGTCGAAGGTGCAGCCGTTCAGCGTCGAAGTGACCGCCGGTCCTGCGATCGCCCACGCTGAGGTGAGCGAGTCGGGGGTGCAGGTGGAAGAAGGCGCCGATCCGACCGCACAGCTCTTCGTCAGCGGTCCGGGTCTGCGGAGACTCCTCGCCGACGGTAATGCGGAGGCGGCCGTGGCGGCCGGAACGGTGACTGTCGACGGGGACGAGTCCCTGCTGAACGAGTTCATTCGCTCTTTCCACGCGCCCCTGGACGACAGTGTCGGCAACGCGGCGCCCGAGAAATAG
- the pstB gene encoding phosphate ABC transporter ATP-binding protein PstB: MSKQIDIKDLDIFYGDFRAVDGVEMQIKPRSVTAFIGPSGCGKSTVLRTLNRMHEVIPGATVAGEVLMDGNDIYGADVDPVNVRREVGMVFQRANPFPTMSIKENVLAGVRLNNKRLTKTEADDLTERALRGANLWNEVKDRLNLPGSGLSGGQQQRLCIARAIAVEPQVLLMDEPCSALDPISTLAIEDLINDLKDKYTVVIVTHNMQQAARVSDKTAFFNIAGTGKPGKLIEFNETSAIFSNPNKEETENYISGRFG; this comes from the coding sequence ATGTCCAAGCAGATCGACATCAAGGATCTCGACATCTTCTACGGCGACTTCCGCGCCGTCGACGGAGTGGAGATGCAGATCAAGCCGCGCTCCGTCACCGCTTTCATCGGTCCCTCCGGCTGCGGCAAGTCGACGGTGCTGCGCACCCTCAACCGCATGCACGAGGTCATCCCCGGCGCCACGGTCGCCGGTGAGGTCCTCATGGACGGCAACGACATCTACGGTGCCGACGTCGACCCGGTCAACGTCCGCCGCGAGGTGGGCATGGTCTTCCAGCGGGCGAACCCGTTCCCGACGATGAGCATCAAGGAGAACGTGCTCGCCGGTGTGCGTCTGAACAACAAGCGCCTGACGAAGACAGAAGCGGACGATCTCACCGAGCGAGCCCTGCGCGGCGCAAACCTGTGGAACGAAGTCAAGGATCGACTCAACCTGCCCGGTTCGGGTCTCTCCGGTGGTCAGCAGCAGCGTCTGTGCATCGCTCGCGCCATCGCCGTCGAGCCGCAGGTTCTGCTCATGGACGAACCCTGCTCGGCTCTCGACCCGATCTCGACCCTGGCGATCGAGGACCTCATCAACGACCTCAAGGACAAATACACGGTCGTCATCGTCACACACAACATGCAGCAGGCCGCTCGTGTGTCCGACAAGACCGCGTTCTTCAACATCGCCGGCACCGGCAAGCCGGGAAAGCTCATCGAGTTCAACGAGACCTCGGCGATCTTCTCCAACCCGAACAAGGAAGAGACCGAGAACTACATCTCCGGTCGCTTCGGATGA
- the pstA gene encoding phosphate ABC transporter permease PstA yields MNTTTEAAVSKPAKLTSKQLPKATPWVVAVTSIIVAIVISFVAFGGFNIPVVAILAGLINAIAVFAVSASYEGRRKAVDRIATTVVTSTFVLACVPLISLLWLTVSKGGAAISGDLLTRTMLGMKGVLDQQYVAGEATLAGGFYHAIVGTVLITLAACIISIPIGVLTAIYLVEYSNRNRLGKAITFLVDVMTGIPSIVAGLFAFALFSTIANVLMPGSAGIAKTGFTAAVALSVLMIPIVVRNTEEILRLVPMDLREASYALGVPKWKTIVKIVLPTSVSGILSGVTIAIARVIGETAPIMVTAGFAKTLNWNLFSGWMSTLPTFIYDSQLRPVSPGAAALASSERAWAAALVLVALVMMLNLLARIIAKVLAPKAGR; encoded by the coding sequence ATGAACACCACCACCGAGGCGGCCGTCTCCAAACCGGCGAAGCTGACCTCCAAGCAGCTGCCGAAGGCCACCCCGTGGGTCGTCGCCGTCACTTCGATCATCGTGGCGATCGTCATCAGCTTCGTCGCATTCGGCGGCTTCAACATCCCCGTCGTGGCGATCCTCGCCGGACTCATCAATGCGATCGCCGTCTTCGCGGTCTCCGCATCATATGAAGGCCGCCGCAAGGCCGTCGACCGGATCGCGACCACCGTCGTCACCTCGACGTTCGTCCTCGCATGTGTTCCCCTCATCTCGCTGCTGTGGCTGACCGTGTCGAAGGGCGGGGCCGCCATCAGCGGCGACCTGCTCACCCGCACCATGCTCGGCATGAAGGGCGTCCTCGACCAGCAGTACGTCGCCGGTGAGGCCACCCTGGCCGGCGGCTTCTACCACGCGATCGTCGGCACCGTACTCATCACGCTCGCCGCCTGCATCATCTCGATTCCGATCGGCGTCCTCACCGCCATCTACCTCGTCGAGTACTCGAACAGGAACCGTCTGGGCAAGGCGATCACCTTTCTCGTCGACGTGATGACCGGTATCCCCTCGATCGTCGCCGGTCTCTTCGCCTTCGCCCTGTTCTCCACGATCGCGAACGTGCTCATGCCCGGTTCCGCGGGAATCGCGAAGACCGGCTTCACTGCGGCCGTCGCGCTGTCTGTGCTGATGATCCCGATCGTCGTGCGCAATACGGAGGAGATCCTCCGCCTGGTGCCGATGGACCTGCGCGAGGCTTCCTACGCCCTCGGCGTGCCGAAGTGGAAGACGATCGTGAAGATCGTTCTGCCCACCTCGGTGTCGGGAATCCTCTCCGGTGTCACTATCGCCATCGCCCGCGTCATCGGTGAGACCGCACCCATCATGGTCACCGCCGGGTTCGCTAAGACACTCAACTGGAACCTCTTCTCCGGCTGGATGTCGACGCTGCCGACGTTCATCTACGATTCGCAGCTGCGCCCGGTCTCACCAGGAGCCGCCGCTCTGGCCAGCTCGGAGCGCGCATGGGCCGCGGCCCTTGTGCTCGTCGCCCTCGTCATGATGCTCAACCTGCTCGCCCGCATCATCGCGAAGGTGCTCGCTCCGAAGGCCGGCCGCTGA
- the pstC gene encoding phosphate ABC transporter permease subunit PstC, with protein sequence MFSAATLIAGIMILVILAGVALFLLAQSKDTIAAQISDPSQITGGKGFFSYVWPLVIGTLISAAIALIVATPFSLGIALFTTHMAPRKLAPMLGYVIDLLAAIPSVVYGLWGIALAGNLTGFYLWLSKWFGWIPIFAPGADGSVSQTGRTLLTASLVLSIMILPIITSLTREIFLQTPRLQEEAALALGATRWEMIRMAVLPFGKSGIVSATMLGLGRALGETMAVAMILSPGVLTASLLVSGNQTIASEIAQNFPEAAGLRLSELITVGLVLFVITLLVNMGARAIVARTSVKGS encoded by the coding sequence ATCTTCTCCGCTGCCACGCTCATCGCCGGCATCATGATCCTGGTGATCCTCGCCGGAGTCGCCCTGTTCCTTCTCGCACAGTCGAAGGACACCATCGCCGCCCAGATCAGTGATCCTTCTCAGATCACCGGCGGAAAGGGCTTCTTCTCCTACGTCTGGCCGCTGGTCATCGGCACGCTCATCTCCGCAGCCATCGCGCTGATCGTCGCGACCCCCTTCTCGCTGGGAATCGCGCTGTTCACCACGCATATGGCACCGCGCAAACTCGCTCCGATGCTCGGCTACGTCATCGACCTGCTCGCCGCCATCCCCTCGGTCGTCTACGGCCTGTGGGGCATCGCTCTGGCCGGCAACCTCACCGGCTTCTACCTGTGGCTGTCGAAGTGGTTTGGATGGATTCCGATCTTCGCCCCGGGCGCAGACGGCTCCGTGTCGCAGACGGGCCGCACCCTGCTGACGGCCTCTCTCGTCCTGTCGATCATGATCCTGCCGATCATCACCTCCCTGACCCGCGAGATCTTCCTCCAGACCCCGCGCCTGCAGGAAGAGGCGGCGCTGGCCCTCGGCGCCACCCGCTGGGAGATGATCCGCATGGCCGTGCTGCCCTTCGGCAAGTCCGGAATCGTCTCGGCCACGATGCTCGGCCTCGGACGAGCGCTCGGTGAGACCATGGCTGTGGCCATGATCCTCTCGCCCGGCGTCCTCACCGCTTCGCTCCTCGTCAGCGGCAACCAGACCATCGCATCCGAGATCGCGCAGAACTTCCCCGAGGCCGCGGGACTGCGCCTATCCGAGCTCATCACCGTCGGCCTCGTGCTCTTCGTCATCACCCTGCTGGTGAACATGGGAGCCCGCGCCATCGTCGCCCGCACCTCGGTGAAGGGAAGCTGA
- the pstS gene encoding phosphate ABC transporter substrate-binding protein PstS has translation MKGIFVKMKHLAPSAAILAVGAITLSACGGQSATGEEASGGSSDLQGTLTGIGASSQKAAMDAWTADFTSENSGVTVNYSPDGSGAGREQFLAGNAQFAGSDAHLDDEEVKAGKEACGADGAYEFPVYISPIAVTFNVKGVDELNLSPETIAKIFKGDITKWNDKAIKADNPDAKLPDTKITAVHRADDSGTTENFAEYLKATAEKDWDAEVDGNFPKEYGGEAAQGTDGVIQTVSDTDGAIGYADASAVGELSTAKVKVGDEFVELSPEAATKVVDASEKVKGRSEGDLAFDLARDTTESGAYPIVLVSYHLVCSSYKDQETVDMVKAWERFVVSEEGQKSAADSAGSAPLSDDLRKQIEEVIDSIKVAG, from the coding sequence ATGAAAGGCATCTTCGTGAAGATGAAGCATCTCGCCCCCTCCGCTGCGATCCTCGCGGTCGGCGCCATCACCCTCTCGGCTTGCGGCGGACAGTCCGCTACCGGCGAAGAGGCCTCCGGCGGCAGCAGCGACCTGCAGGGCACCCTGACCGGCATCGGCGCCTCCTCGCAGAAGGCGGCCATGGATGCGTGGACAGCGGACTTCACCTCTGAGAACTCCGGCGTGACCGTCAACTACTCCCCCGACGGATCGGGTGCCGGCCGTGAGCAGTTCCTCGCCGGCAACGCGCAGTTCGCCGGATCCGACGCCCATCTCGACGACGAAGAGGTCAAGGCAGGAAAGGAAGCCTGCGGCGCCGACGGAGCCTACGAGTTCCCCGTCTACATCTCGCCCATCGCCGTGACCTTCAACGTCAAGGGCGTCGACGAGCTCAACCTCTCCCCCGAGACGATCGCGAAGATCTTCAAGGGCGACATCACGAAGTGGAACGACAAGGCGATCAAGGCCGACAACCCGGACGCGAAGCTGCCTGACACCAAGATCACCGCCGTTCACCGCGCCGATGACTCGGGCACCACGGAGAACTTCGCCGAGTACCTCAAAGCCACCGCCGAGAAGGACTGGGACGCCGAGGTCGACGGAAACTTCCCGAAGGAGTACGGCGGCGAGGCTGCGCAGGGCACCGACGGTGTCATCCAGACCGTCTCCGACACCGACGGAGCCATCGGCTACGCGGATGCCTCGGCCGTCGGTGAGCTCTCCACCGCCAAGGTCAAGGTCGGCGACGAATTCGTCGAACTCTCCCCGGAAGCCGCGACCAAGGTCGTCGACGCCTCCGAGAAGGTCAAGGGTCGCAGCGAAGGCGACCTCGCCTTCGATCTGGCCCGCGACACCACCGAATCCGGCGCCTACCCGATCGTGCTCGTCTCCTACCACCTCGTCTGCTCGTCCTACAAGGACCAGGAGACCGTGGACATGGTCAAGGCTTGGGAGAGGTTCGTGGTCTCGGAAGAGGGACAGAAGTCCGCTGCTGATTCCGCCGGGTCCGCACCGCTGTCGGACGACCTGCGCAAGCAGATCGAAGAAGTCATCGACTCGATCAAGGTTGCAGGCTGA
- a CDS encoding methyltransferase domain-containing protein, whose translation MKEQNRYVLGESETEQLRLRDQSVVLDPLTRQLHTEAGITAGMSVLDIGTGAGHVAAIAADLVGPSGHVLAVDRNPEALDGARDRLGHRREIEFAEADLDSLDLDQQFDAVVGRAVLMHVSSPVEVLRRLGRHLRPGGLLVMHELDVSQEWASVNTPLLERVRELILQAFGIFGIDSRAGRDLFAAYRSAGLPDPHLTLSAPAGGGAEAPSFGWVNALAALLPYLEQQGIVTADELGIDSLTQRLTDELDAEDATLLGPLLYGAYCTVD comes from the coding sequence ATGAAGGAACAGAACCGATACGTCCTCGGAGAATCCGAAACCGAACAATTACGACTGCGCGACCAGTCGGTCGTGCTCGACCCACTGACCAGACAGCTGCACACCGAAGCGGGAATCACTGCGGGCATGAGCGTCCTCGACATCGGCACCGGTGCCGGACACGTCGCTGCCATCGCCGCCGATCTCGTCGGTCCCAGCGGACACGTGCTCGCCGTCGACCGCAATCCCGAGGCTCTCGACGGGGCCCGAGACCGCCTGGGGCATCGAAGAGAGATCGAATTCGCCGAGGCGGACCTCGACTCCCTCGACCTCGACCAGCAGTTCGACGCGGTCGTCGGCAGGGCCGTGCTCATGCACGTGAGCAGCCCGGTCGAGGTGCTGAGACGACTCGGCCGGCACCTGCGACCCGGAGGACTGTTGGTCATGCACGAACTCGACGTCTCACAGGAGTGGGCGAGCGTGAACACGCCGCTGCTCGAGAGAGTGAGAGAACTGATTCTGCAGGCCTTCGGAATCTTCGGGATCGACAGCAGGGCGGGACGAGACCTCTTCGCGGCTTACCGTTCCGCCGGGCTGCCCGATCCGCACCTGACCTTGAGCGCACCGGCGGGAGGCGGGGCGGAAGCTCCGAGCTTCGGCTGGGTCAACGCCCTGGCCGCTCTGCTTCCCTACCTCGAACAGCAGGGGATCGTGACCGCCGATGAGCTCGGAATCGACTCACTCACGCAGCGCCTCACCGATGAACTGGATGCCGAGGACGCCACCCTCCTCGGACCGCTGTTGTACGGCGCTTACTGCACCGTCGACTGA
- a CDS encoding NUDIX hydrolase: protein MSPSEVASAQASSRVTADVLAAGAVCWRRGPKGLEVVLIHRPKYNDWSWPKGKVDPGETLPEAAIREVKEETGFDIHLGIPLPSAGYTVGKNTLKKVFYWSAEVKDESDFAPMNAREVDRAEWLPVDKARSKLTSFADREQLDALEKFAETDALRAWPLILVRHGKAFPRAKWYETEHVRPLLKLGTRQAMALTGLLGAWGVRKLVSSPWKRCMATLTPLSAATGKSIKKVPTLSEKATAANPDKTARYIEKLLAKGKPVIYCTHRPVLPTIFSVYAAHSPKRVAEKLPKEDPYLKPGEVLIAYVRPGPVPRIVEIERVRPIDS, encoded by the coding sequence GTGAGCCCGTCCGAAGTCGCATCGGCACAGGCGTCATCGCGCGTCACTGCCGATGTCCTCGCCGCCGGAGCAGTGTGCTGGAGGCGCGGTCCGAAAGGACTCGAGGTGGTGCTCATCCATCGCCCGAAGTACAACGACTGGTCGTGGCCCAAGGGCAAGGTCGACCCAGGAGAGACCTTGCCGGAGGCTGCGATCCGCGAGGTCAAAGAGGAGACGGGGTTCGACATCCACCTCGGCATCCCGCTTCCCTCCGCCGGGTACACGGTCGGCAAGAACACTCTGAAGAAGGTCTTCTACTGGTCGGCCGAAGTCAAGGACGAGTCTGACTTCGCCCCGATGAACGCTCGAGAGGTCGACCGTGCCGAATGGCTCCCGGTCGACAAGGCTCGATCGAAGCTGACGTCGTTCGCGGATCGGGAGCAGCTCGACGCACTGGAGAAGTTCGCTGAGACGGACGCTCTGCGGGCGTGGCCGCTCATCCTCGTCCGCCATGGGAAGGCGTTCCCACGTGCGAAATGGTACGAGACCGAGCACGTGCGGCCGCTGCTCAAACTCGGCACCCGACAGGCCATGGCGCTGACCGGACTGCTGGGAGCATGGGGTGTCCGCAAGCTCGTCTCGAGTCCGTGGAAGCGGTGCATGGCGACGCTGACTCCGCTGTCGGCGGCGACGGGCAAGTCGATCAAGAAGGTGCCGACGCTCAGCGAGAAGGCGACCGCAGCGAACCCGGACAAGACCGCCCGCTATATCGAGAAGCTGCTGGCGAAGGGCAAACCCGTCATCTACTGCACGCACCGTCCGGTGCTGCCGACGATCTTCTCCGTCTACGCTGCTCATTCCCCGAAGCGGGTGGCGGAGAAGCTGCCGAAGGAAGACCCCTACCTCAAGCCCGGCGAGGTCCTCATCGCCTATGTGCGCCCCGGACCGGTGCCGCGCATCGTCGAGATCGAACGCGTCCGCCCCATCGACAGCTGA
- a CDS encoding RNA degradosome polyphosphate kinase produces the protein MYDIAASGKELGLPEPADRFLDRELSWLAFNERVLDLASDPEIPLLERVRFLSIFATNLDEFFMVRVAGLKRRINTGLAVPSVTGRMPAQVMHDIGVRAFELMSRHAALLKDDIGPRLDEESITKVQVEDLTEDERHRVDEFFFGHVYPVLTPLAVDPAHPFPYISGLSLNLGVLLRAPETGKEFFARVKVPPRLPRFFNVAEVTDRPAGRDVPARFVALEDIIAEHLGTLFDGMEIVHHSTFRVTRNEDLEVEEDDAENLLKALEKELLRRRFGPAVRMEITETIHPRVLEMLKDELGIHDSEIYHLPSPLDLSGMSDIADVPRDDLHYPKMVPQMNKDLSLRESSDQVDVFDAVASRDILLHHPYDSFSTSVQAFLEQAASDKNVLAIKQTLYRTSGDSPIIDALVDAAQAGIQVLAVVEIKARFDEEANITWARKLERAGVHVVYGIVGLKTHAKLSLVVRQEADGLARYCHVGTGNYHPKTARGYEDFGLLTRDRAVADDLTKLFNQLSGYAPKSEYSRFLVAPNNVRTGLIDLIESEIAIAQSGGQAQVRIKVNSIVDEAVIDALYRASQAGVSVEVFVRGICALRPGIEGLSENITVRSVLGRFLEHSRAFVFGNGGDPIVYIGSADMMHRNLDRRVEALVQIVDDGHRAEIIELFDLAFAPTTSAFDLAGDGKWTRRTHDDEGNLLADYQTELIRRHRNRRRIGDEA, from the coding sequence TTGTACGACATCGCAGCGTCGGGCAAGGAACTGGGTCTGCCCGAACCGGCAGATCGCTTCCTCGACCGCGAACTCAGCTGGCTGGCCTTCAATGAACGCGTCCTCGACCTTGCTTCGGATCCGGAGATCCCGCTGCTCGAACGCGTCCGGTTCCTCTCGATCTTCGCGACCAACCTCGACGAGTTCTTCATGGTCCGCGTCGCCGGCCTCAAACGCCGCATCAATACCGGCCTGGCCGTGCCGAGCGTCACCGGCCGCATGCCCGCGCAGGTCATGCACGACATCGGGGTGCGTGCATTCGAGCTGATGAGCCGGCATGCCGCCCTGCTCAAGGACGATATCGGGCCCCGCCTCGACGAGGAATCGATCACGAAGGTCCAGGTCGAAGACCTCACCGAGGATGAGCGGCACCGTGTCGACGAATTCTTCTTCGGTCACGTCTACCCTGTGCTGACCCCGCTGGCCGTCGATCCGGCCCACCCGTTCCCATATATCTCGGGCCTCTCACTCAACCTCGGTGTGCTCCTGCGGGCACCGGAGACGGGCAAGGAGTTCTTCGCCCGCGTCAAGGTTCCCCCGCGTCTGCCCCGGTTCTTCAACGTCGCCGAGGTGACCGACCGACCCGCCGGACGCGACGTCCCAGCCCGCTTCGTCGCCCTCGAGGACATCATCGCCGAACACCTCGGCACCCTGTTCGACGGCATGGAGATCGTCCACCATTCGACCTTCCGCGTCACTCGCAATGAGGACCTCGAGGTCGAGGAGGACGATGCGGAGAACCTGCTCAAGGCTCTGGAGAAGGAGCTCCTGCGCAGGCGTTTCGGTCCGGCCGTGCGGATGGAGATCACAGAGACCATCCACCCCCGCGTCCTCGAGATGCTCAAGGACGAACTGGGCATCCACGACTCGGAGATCTACCACTTGCCCAGCCCGCTGGACCTGTCGGGCATGTCCGATATCGCCGATGTGCCGCGCGATGATCTGCACTATCCGAAGATGGTCCCGCAGATGAACAAGGACCTGTCGCTGCGGGAGTCCAGCGACCAGGTCGACGTCTTCGACGCTGTGGCCAGCCGGGACATCCTGCTGCATCACCCCTACGATTCGTTTTCCACGAGCGTGCAGGCTTTCCTCGAGCAGGCCGCATCGGACAAGAACGTGCTGGCGATCAAGCAGACGCTCTACCGCACCTCCGGAGATTCGCCGATCATCGACGCCCTCGTCGATGCCGCGCAGGCTGGGATCCAGGTGCTCGCCGTCGTCGAGATCAAGGCCCGCTTCGACGAGGAGGCCAACATCACGTGGGCCCGCAAGCTGGAAAGGGCCGGAGTCCACGTCGTCTACGGAATCGTCGGCCTCAAGACACATGCGAAGCTCTCCCTCGTCGTCCGCCAGGAAGCCGACGGGCTGGCCCGGTACTGCCACGTCGGCACCGGCAACTACCACCCGAAGACCGCCCGCGGGTACGAGGATTTCGGGCTGCTGACACGCGATCGGGCGGTCGCCGATGATCTGACGAAGCTGTTCAACCAGCTCTCCGGCTACGCGCCCAAGTCCGAATACTCGCGGTTCCTCGTCGCCCCGAACAATGTGCGCACCGGACTCATCGACCTCATCGAATCCGAGATCGCGATCGCACAGTCCGGCGGACAGGCGCAGGTGCGGATCAAGGTCAACTCGATCGTCGACGAAGCCGTCATCGATGCCCTCTACCGGGCGTCCCAGGCGGGGGTCAGCGTCGAAGTCTTCGTCCGCGGGATCTGCGCCCTGCGCCCAGGCATCGAAGGGCTGAGCGAGAACATCACCGTCCGTTCCGTGCTCGGACGCTTCCTCGAACACTCCCGTGCCTTCGTCTTCGGCAACGGCGGCGATCCGATCGTCTACATCGGTTCGGCCGATATGATGCACCGCAACCTCGACCGCCGGGTCGAAGCGCTCGTGCAGATCGTCGACGACGGGCATCGGGCGGAGATCATCGAACTCTTCGATCTCGCCTTCGCACCGACCACCTCGGCGTTCGATCTGGCCGGCGACGGCAAGTGGACACGTCGGACACACGACGACGAGGGCAACCTGCTCGCCGATTATCAGACGGAGCTCATCCGTCGGCACCGGAACCGTCGGCGAATCGGGGATGAGGCGTGA